Below is a genomic region from Actinomadura sp. NAK00032.
GGCCGCTGCGGGCGCGTCGCCTCCCGGGCCAGCGTGCCCGCCGCGCGCTTCGGGGTCGCGGTGAGCAGCAGCTTGTAGTCGCCGTAGGAGTAGTCGAGGACGCCGACGTTCACCCCGGGCAGCCGGTCGCCGACGTTCATGCCGGGCAGCGGGGCGAGCGCGTCGTCCAGGATGATCCGCTCGGGGTTGGCGTCGCGGTCGCGCAGCAGGATGCCGCCGCGCGCCGTCCGCACCCCGGCGCCGGCGCCGTTGGCGGGCAGCACGGGCAGTTCGCCGTAGCGGGACGGGCCGACCGCGACGGCGTCGCCGATCGCGATCCGCATGCCTTCGAGCGCCTCGTAGAAGTCGAGAGCCTCGCGGCGCGGGTCGAACCGGCCGCCCCGCTCCACGTTGCCGTGCCCGCCGTCGATCACGGCGCCGGGCGCCCGGCGGCCGTGCGGGCCGCCGACGACGACCGGCGGCGGCAGCGGCGCCCCGTGCGCGGTGACGGCGACCGCGGTGGCGTCGATCTCGGTGCGGGTGAGGCCCCCGGAGGACGCGCCGTCCGGGCGGAACTCGCTGACCCTGCCGTCCACCCGGACCGCGTCGCCGACGGCGGCGCCGGGCCGGGTGCGGGTGAAGACGTAGATTCCCTCGGACGTCGCCGCGCTGCGGTCGGGATGCGGGTCCTGCATCCAGAACCCGTTCATCGTCACCGCCGTCACGACGCCGGGGACCCGGGCGACTCCGGCGCCGTTCAGCGGCGAGACGTGCGCGGCGCCCTGGATGTCGTGGATGCGGGCGGGACGGGGGGCGGCGGAAGCGGGGGACGCGAGGGCGACGGGCGCGGCGAGCGCCGCCGCGGCCAGGACCGTCCCCAAACCGTGGATCACCCGAAGGATGATACGGGCGGGACGGCCCCGGCCGCGCCTCGTCGCGGTCTCCGCGCGAGCCGTTCTCAGTCGAACAGGACGACCTGGCGGATCACGTCGCCGTCGGCGAGCGCCCGGACGGCGTCGTTGAGGTCGCCGAAGCCGATCCGGCGGGTGATGAGGCCGTCGATGTCGAGCTTCCCGGCGCGCCACAGGTCGACGAACATCGGGATGTCGCGCTTGAGGTCGCAGCCGCCGTACAGCGACGCCTTGAGGCTCTTGCCGTCGAACAGCAGCGCGAACGCGGTCTGGCTCCAGCTGTCGTCGGCGGCGCCCGCGCCGACCACGATGACGTCGCCGCCGCGCCGGGTGGCGTTCCACGCCGTGGTGATCGCCGCGGAATTGCCGACGACCTCGAAGACGTAGTCGAAGCCGGCGCCGCCGGTGAGCAGCCCCTTGGCCTCGTCAAGGCCGTCCAGCGTCGCGGTGTGGGTGGCGCCGAACCGCTCGGCGACCGGGTGCTTGGCCTCGTTCGGGTCGATCGCCAGGATCGCGGACGCGCCGGCGATCCTGGCGCCCTGGATCACCGAGAGCCCGACGCCGCCCGCGCCGACGACCGCGACCGTGCTGCCCGGCGCGACCTTCGCGGTGTTGAACACGGCGCCGACGCCGGTCGGGATGCCGCAGCCGAGCAGGGCCGCGTACTCGAACGGGATGTCCTCGGCGATCTTGACGACGCCGCGCCGGGGAAGCACGATCTCCTCGGCCCAGGTGCCGGTGCCCGCCATGCCGAACGCCGGGCTGCCGTCGCCGAGCCGGAAGGCCGGCTCGCTGAACGACTGCGCGAGGTAGGTCATGCACAGGTACGGCTCGCCGCGCAGGCACTCGGCGCACTCGCCGCAGTCCGGCGTCCAGTTGACGACGACGTGGTCGCCGGGCCGGACGCCGGTCACCCGGTCACCGACCTCGGCGACGACGCCGGCGCCCTCGTGCCCGATGACGGTCGGCAGCGCCGACGGCAGCACGCCGCTCATGGTGGACAGGTCCGAGTGGCAGACCCCCGTCGCCCTGATCTTGACCTTGACCTGGTCGGGGCCCGGATCGATCGTCGAGACGTCGTCGCGCAGGTCGAGTTCCTTGTCGCCGACCGCATGCAGGACCGCGGCACGTGCCATGGCTGCCTCCACATCGAGGAGAGGAAAGGGGGTGAGGGGACGGGGGACGGGGCGGGGGGCGGCTGCTCCTCGGCTACTCCTCCAGCGTCAGCGCGGCCTTGGGGCACGACCGCACCGCGTGCCGGACGCGGTCCTGCTCCTCGGCCGGGACGTCCGGCTGGAGGATCTGGAGCTCGTCGTCGTCGTTCAGGTCGAAGACCTCGGGTGCGAGCCCGACGCACACGGCGTTCGCCTCGCACACCAGCGGGTCGACTCGTACTCTCATCGTTTCTCCGTTCCAGGGTTCGCCGTGACCGCCAACCTACCGAACCAGGTTCGGAAAAGGGCGCCCACCCCGAAAGTAGAACACGTTCCAGTCTGGCTGGGCAAGACTGGCGTCTCGCGGTGCCGGGGACGGATAGTAGGGTGCCCCGACGGAGGAGATCGATGACCCACAGCAAGGCGTCCACCGACCCGGGGACGACCCCCCACGCCGGCCGTGAGATGCCCTCGGAGCTGCTGCGCGCCGCGCGCACGGCCAAGGGCTTCATGCCGGACGACGAGGGCCGCGCGCTCTACGAGACGGCCCTCGGCTACGGGGCGCGCCTCGCGGCGGCCGGCCCCATGCTCGAAGTCGGCACCTACTGCGGCAAGTCCGCCGTCTACCTGGGCGCCGCGGCGCGGGCGGCGGGAACGGTCCTGGTCACCGTCGACCACCACCACGGCTCGGAGGAGAACCAGGCGGGCTGGGAGTACCACGACCCGTCCCTGGTCGACCCCAGCACCGGCCGCATGGACACGCTGCCCGCCTTCCGCAAGACGATCGGCGCCGCCGGCCTGGAGGACGAGGTCGTCGCGATCGTCGGGCAGTCGCGCACCGTGTCGGCCTTCTGGCGGACGCCCCTGGCGCTGCTGTTCATCGACGGCGGGCACGCCGAGGAGCACGCGCGGGGCGACTACGAGGGCTGGGCGCCGCACGTCGCCGTCGGCGGAGCCCTCGTCATCCACGACGTCTTCGCCGACCCGAAGGACGGCGGGCAGGCGCCCTACCACCTGTACCTGCGCGCCCTGGAGAGCGGGGCCTTCGAGGAGCGCCGGGAGGTCGGTTCGCTGCGCGTCCTGGAACGCGTCGGCGACGCCGACCCCCTCGGCGCCCGCTAGCCGGTCGGGCCCCGGCCGGCGGTGTCAGTCCCGGTCGGCCGCGTCAGCCGCGGCCGGCCGCGGGCACGAGCGCGCACCCGCACGCCAGCGGATCGGACGCCTGCGAGGGCCCGAGCGGCCGTCCCGCGACCTCCTTGAAGATCCGGGAGCCGGGGGTGGCGTCCGCCAGCGCGTCGGCCGCGAGGATCACCGCGGCCGCCGTGTAGGTGGAGCGGTCCCCGGGGAAGTGCCGCTCGTTCTCGAACTGCCAGCCCGTCCAGTACGAGCCGTCCTCGTGCCGCAGGTGCTGGATCGTGGTGAACAGCTCCAGCGCCTGGTCGCGGTCGCCCGCCGCGTCCAGCGCCAGCACCAGCTCGCAGCTCTCCGCCGCCGTCACCCACGGCTGGTCCGACACGCACCGGCAGCCGAGGCCCGGCACGACGAACGTGTCCCACTGCTCGGCGAACCGGCGCGCCGCGTCCGCGCCGCGGACCGGGCCGCCCAGCACCGGGTAGTACCAGTCCATCGACCAGCGGCTCTTGTCGGCGAACGCCTCCGGGTGCGCGGCCACCACGTGCCCGAGCTGGTCGGCGGCGAGCTCCCACTCCGGCTGCGGCTCGCCGAGGTGCTCGGCCAGCGCGACCGCGCAGCGCAGCGACTGGTAGATCGACGAGCAGCCGGTCAGCAGCGCGTGGTCGGACGGCTCGCCGTTCTCGTGCCGGATCCAGATGATCTCCCCGCGCCGGGTGCGCAGGTCCAGCGTGAAGTCGATCGCCCGCCGGACCGCCGGCCACAGGTGCCGCGCGAAGCCCTCGTCGCCGGTGGACAGCAGCTCGTGCCAGACGCCGACGGCGAGGTAGGCGGCGTGGTTGGACTCCCCGCCCGGCTCGGTGACCTCGCCCAGCACCCACTTGGCGGGCCAGGACCCGTCCGGCCGCTGGACGCCCCGCAGCCACTCGTAGGCGCGCCGCGCCTCCGCGCCGAACCCGGCGACGGTCAGCGCCATCGCCGCCTCGACGTGGTTCCAGGCGTCCACGTGGCCGGGCACGCCGCCGGTCGGCGAGAACCACGGGATGGCGCCGGACGCCTCCTGCTGCGCCGCGATGCTGCGCGCCGTGGCGACGATGTCGTCTGCGGTCAGGACGCCGGGAACCGAGGGCGGGACGGTCTCAGACCGCATCCGCCGTCTCCTTGGCCGGGGACGTGGGCGTGCCCGGCGCCGCGGGCTTGGCGAAGTACACGACGACGCTCTTGCCGATCAGCGGGTTCATCACCCGCTCGGCGAGCCGCGTCGCCAGCGGCCGCTTCATGATGTCCCACACCAGGACCTGGTGGTAGGCCTTGGCGAGCGGGTTGCCGTCGTTGTCCACGCCGACCGCGCACTTGATCCACCAGTACGGGGCGTGCAGGCCGTGCGCGTGGTGGTGGCCGCCGACCCTGAAGCCGATCGACTTCAGCTTGGCCTCCAGCTCGGCGCGGGTGTAGATCCGCACGTGCCCGCCGGGGGCGGTGTGGTAGTCCTCCGACAGGGCCCAGCACACCCGCTCGGGCAGCCAGCTCGGCACCGTCACCGCGAGCTTGCCGCCCGGCTTCAGCACGCGCAGCAGCTCCCGCATCGCCCGCATGTCGTCGGGGATGTGCTCCAGCACCTCGGACGCGATGACCGCGTCGAAGTGGTCGTCGGGGAACGGCAGGTCGAGCGCGTCACCCTGGACGGTCTCGGCGGCCGCGCCGGCGGGCACCTCGTCCGCCAGGCGCATGGCCCCGAACATCTTCTCGACGCCCGCCAGCTCATCGGCGTCCATGTCGAAGGCCACGACGTGCGCACCCCGGCGGTACAGCTCGAAAGCGTGCCGTCCGGCACCGCATCCCATGTCGAGGACGCGGTCTCCGGGGGTGACGCGGAACCGCTGGAAATCCACGGTCAGCAGGGTCGTGCTCCTTCCGTACAGGGGCGCCCGGCGGGCGTCCCCTACTTGCCCTTCGCGGCCAGCCGCAGGTAGTTCTGCTGGGCGATGGCCGCCCGGTAGTGCTCGACGGTGGCCTGTGCCACGGCCGGCCAGGCGAAACGCCGCTGGACGCGCGCGAGCCCCGCGGCACCGGCCTTCGCCCGCTCCTCGGCGGAGTCGTGCAGGCGGTGCAGGGTCGCGGCCAGCTCCTCGACGTCCCCGGGCGCGACCAGCACGCCCGCGTCGCCGACGACCTCGGGCAGCGCGCCGGCGCGGCTCGCGACCAGCGGCGTCCCGGAGGCCATGTGCTCCACGGCGGGCAGCGAGAACCCCTCGTACCGGGACGGGACGACGGCGATCTCCGCCGATGCCAGCAGCTCGCCCAGCTCGTCGTCGCTGATGCCGCTGACGAACTTCACGCGGTCGCCGAGGGCGAGGTCGCGCACGAGCTTGTCGGTCGGGCCGTCCTTCTGCGGCTTGCTGACGACCACCACGTGGACGTCCCGCTCGGTGGCGAGCTTGGCGACCGCGCGCAGCAGCACGTCCACGCCCTTGATCGGCGCGTCCGCGCTGGCCATCGCCACGATCCGGCCGGGGACGCGCTCGCCGCGCGGGTGGAAGACGCGGGTGTCGACGCCGAGCGGCAGGATCTCGATGTCGCGCGGGTCGACCTTGAAGTCCTTGACGATGTCGACCTTGGACGACTCCGACACCGTCAGCACCGGGCCGATCCGCCGCGACACCTGGGCCTGCATCGCGACGAACCCGTACCAGCGGCGCTTGCCGAGCTTCTGCTTGACGCCGCGCGCGGCCTCCAGCTCGATCCGCCGGTCGACGCTGATCGGGTGGTGGATGCTCGTCACCAGCGGCAGCCCGAGCCCGCCGATGCCGAGGTTGCCGAGCCCGAGGACCTGGTTGTCGTGCACCACGTCGAAGTCGCGGCGGCGCCGCTTCAGCAGCCGCAGCGCGCGCAGCGAGAACGTCAGCGGCTCGGGGAAGCCGCCCGTCTTCATGTGCGCGAACTCCAGGACGTCGACCCAGTCGCGGAACTCGCCGAGGGCCGGGGTGCGGAAGGGGTCCTCGTCCCGGTACAGGTCCAGGCTCGGGAGCTTGGTGAGGACGATCTCCTCCCGGTCCAGCTCGGGGTACGGCTGGCCGGAGACCACCTCGACCGAGTGCCCGAGATCGACCAGTTCCCGGCTCAGATGCCGGAGGTAGACCCCCTGGCCGCCGCAGTGCGGCTTGCTCCGGTACGAGAGCAGGGCGACCCGCAGCGGTCCGTCCTGGCCTTGACCGCCCGCCTCGCCTGCTTCACCCACGCCAGCCCCTGCCCACGCACCACTCCCGTCAGTCGAGGGACGCCGGACGCACACGCACCGGCATCTCCTTTATGCCGTTGATGAAACTAGACCTTAGCCTGCGAACGTTACCGCTGAGTTCAATATTGGGCACGGCGTCCAAAAGTGTTTCGAAGAGCACACTCAGCTCGAGTCGGGCGAGATGGGAGCCCAGGCAGAAGTGCGGCCCGCCGCCGCCGAACCCGAGGTGGGGGTTCGGGTCGCGGCCCACGTCGAAGGCCCAGGGGTCGCCGAACACGGCCTCGTCGCGGTTCGCCGAGGAGTAGAAGACGACGACCTTGTCGCCCTCCTCGATCTTCTTGCCGCGCAGCTCGGTGTCCCGGACGGCGGTCCGCCGGAACAGGTTGACCGGCGTGACCCAGCGGACGATCTCGTCCGCCGCCGTCCGCACCAGCGACCGGTCGGCCCGCAGCCGCTTCCACTGCTCCGGGTGCTCCAGCAGCGCGAGCATGCCGCCGGTCGCCGCGTTGCGGGTCGTCTCGTTCCCGGCGACCGACAGCAGC
It encodes:
- a CDS encoding class I SAM-dependent methyltransferase, translated to MLTVDFQRFRVTPGDRVLDMGCGAGRHAFELYRRGAHVVAFDMDADELAGVEKMFGAMRLADEVPAGAAAETVQGDALDLPFPDDHFDAVIASEVLEHIPDDMRAMRELLRVLKPGGKLAVTVPSWLPERVCWALSEDYHTAPGGHVRIYTRAELEAKLKSIGFRVGGHHHAHGLHAPYWWIKCAVGVDNDGNPLAKAYHQVLVWDIMKRPLATRLAERVMNPLIGKSVVVYFAKPAAPGTPTSPAKETADAV
- a CDS encoding ferredoxin encodes the protein MRVRVDPLVCEANAVCVGLAPEVFDLNDDDELQILQPDVPAEEQDRVRHAVRSCPKAALTLEE
- a CDS encoding alcohol dehydrogenase catalytic domain-containing protein yields the protein MARAAVLHAVGDKELDLRDDVSTIDPGPDQVKVKIRATGVCHSDLSTMSGVLPSALPTVIGHEGAGVVAEVGDRVTGVRPGDHVVVNWTPDCGECAECLRGEPYLCMTYLAQSFSEPAFRLGDGSPAFGMAGTGTWAEEIVLPRRGVVKIAEDIPFEYAALLGCGIPTGVGAVFNTAKVAPGSTVAVVGAGGVGLSVIQGARIAGASAILAIDPNEAKHPVAERFGATHTATLDGLDEAKGLLTGGAGFDYVFEVVGNSAAITTAWNATRRGGDVIVVGAGAADDSWSQTAFALLFDGKSLKASLYGGCDLKRDIPMFVDLWRAGKLDIDGLITRRIGFGDLNDAVRALADGDVIRQVVLFD
- a CDS encoding class I SAM-dependent methyltransferase, with the protein product MTHSKASTDPGTTPHAGREMPSELLRAARTAKGFMPDDEGRALYETALGYGARLAAAGPMLEVGTYCGKSAVYLGAAARAAGTVLVTVDHHHGSEENQAGWEYHDPSLVDPSTGRMDTLPAFRKTIGAAGLEDEVVAIVGQSRTVSAFWRTPLALLFIDGGHAEEHARGDYEGWAPHVAVGGALVIHDVFADPKDGGQAPYHLYLRALESGAFEERREVGSLRVLERVGDADPLGAR
- a CDS encoding glycosyltransferase family 4 protein, yielding MGEAGEAGGQGQDGPLRVALLSYRSKPHCGGQGVYLRHLSRELVDLGHSVEVVSGQPYPELDREEIVLTKLPSLDLYRDEDPFRTPALGEFRDWVDVLEFAHMKTGGFPEPLTFSLRALRLLKRRRRDFDVVHDNQVLGLGNLGIGGLGLPLVTSIHHPISVDRRIELEAARGVKQKLGKRRWYGFVAMQAQVSRRIGPVLTVSESSKVDIVKDFKVDPRDIEILPLGVDTRVFHPRGERVPGRIVAMASADAPIKGVDVLLRAVAKLATERDVHVVVVSKPQKDGPTDKLVRDLALGDRVKFVSGISDDELGELLASAEIAVVPSRYEGFSLPAVEHMASGTPLVASRAGALPEVVGDAGVLVAPGDVEELAATLHRLHDSAEERAKAGAAGLARVQRRFAWPAVAQATVEHYRAAIAQQNYLRLAAKGK
- a CDS encoding prenyltransferase, encoding MRSETVPPSVPGVLTADDIVATARSIAAQQEASGAIPWFSPTGGVPGHVDAWNHVEAAMALTVAGFGAEARRAYEWLRGVQRPDGSWPAKWVLGEVTEPGGESNHAAYLAVGVWHELLSTGDEGFARHLWPAVRRAIDFTLDLRTRRGEIIWIRHENGEPSDHALLTGCSSIYQSLRCAVALAEHLGEPQPEWELAADQLGHVVAAHPEAFADKSRWSMDWYYPVLGGPVRGADAARRFAEQWDTFVVPGLGCRCVSDQPWVTAAESCELVLALDAAGDRDQALELFTTIQHLRHEDGSYWTGWQFENERHFPGDRSTYTAAAVILAADALADATPGSRIFKEVAGRPLGPSQASDPLACGCALVPAAGRG